Proteins from a single region of Caloramator sp. E03:
- a CDS encoding UxaA family hydrolase: MNIFRINDKDNVAIALCDLNEGDIVDFLGEKIEIKEPVKKGHKIALCEIKKGEDVIKYGYPIGILKEDIKKGCHIHSHNLKTKLCGTLEYEFKKKSCGNIYEFRDLKFKGYIRKDGNAGIRQDLFIVPLVGCVNGVADKIKEKFLTMSDFKLDDIKVLKHPYGCSQLGDDLMYTQKILSSIVKHPNAAGVLVLGLGCENNTMDSFKKVLGEFDDERVKFLVCQDVLNEVDEGAKILEQLYEKALKDERVEVPAEKLKIGMKCGGSDAFSGITANPLVGRISDFIVAQGGTSILSEVPEMFGAENILMQRAKDEKVFNKIVEMINGFKEYFISYNQPVYENPSPGNKEGGITTLEEKSLGNVQKGGNSEVVDVLRYGERAVESGLNLLFAPGNDLVSSTALAAAGCQIVLFTTGRGTPYGTLVPTVKISTNSELFNKKSNWIDFNAGDLLEGKTLEDKTKELIDFIFDVANGKKTNNEKNGFSEIAIFKNGVTL; the protein is encoded by the coding sequence ATGAATATTTTTAGAATAAACGATAAGGATAATGTTGCAATAGCCCTTTGTGATTTGAATGAGGGAGATATAGTGGATTTTTTAGGAGAAAAAATTGAAATTAAGGAACCCGTTAAAAAGGGTCATAAAATAGCATTATGCGAAATTAAAAAAGGTGAGGATGTAATTAAGTATGGATATCCAATTGGAATCTTAAAAGAAGACATAAAAAAAGGATGTCATATTCACAGCCACAACTTAAAAACTAAGCTTTGCGGTACTTTAGAATATGAGTTTAAAAAGAAAAGCTGCGGAAACATATATGAATTTAGGGATTTAAAATTTAAAGGTTATATTAGAAAAGATGGAAACGCAGGTATAAGGCAGGATTTATTTATTGTTCCTCTGGTTGGATGTGTAAACGGTGTTGCGGATAAAATAAAAGAAAAATTTTTAACAATGTCAGATTTTAAACTTGATGACATAAAAGTTTTAAAACATCCCTATGGATGCTCTCAGCTTGGAGATGACTTAATGTATACACAAAAAATACTATCGAGTATAGTTAAACATCCTAATGCAGCAGGAGTATTAGTACTAGGTCTTGGATGTGAAAACAATACCATGGATTCTTTTAAAAAGGTTTTAGGAGAATTTGATGATGAAAGAGTCAAGTTTTTAGTATGTCAGGATGTTTTAAATGAAGTTGATGAAGGGGCAAAGATATTAGAACAACTCTATGAAAAAGCCTTAAAGGATGAAAGGGTTGAAGTTCCGGCTGAAAAACTTAAGATTGGAATGAAATGTGGAGGTTCTGATGCCTTTTCTGGAATAACTGCAAACCCTCTTGTTGGAAGGATAAGCGATTTCATTGTGGCTCAGGGAGGGACAAGTATTTTAAGCGAAGTTCCTGAGATGTTCGGAGCGGAAAATATACTCATGCAAAGAGCAAAGGATGAAAAAGTGTTTAATAAGATAGTTGAAATGATTAATGGGTTTAAAGAGTATTTTATTTCATACAACCAGCCAGTATATGAAAATCCTTCGCCTGGAAATAAGGAAGGTGGAATTACAACCCTTGAGGAAAAGTCCCTTGGGAATGTTCAAAAGGGAGGAAACAGCGAGGTTGTTGATGTACTAAGATATGGAGAACGTGCAGTTGAAAGCGGATTGAATCTTTTATTTGCACCGGGAAATGACTTAGTGTCTTCAACTGCTCTTGCAGCAGCTGGGTGTCAGATTGTTCTTTTTACTACAGGACGAGGAACCCCTTATGGAACTTTGGTTCCTACAGTAAAGATTTCAACAAATAGCGAACTTTTTAATAAAAAAAGCAATTGGATAGACTTTAACGCAGGAGACTTGCTTGAAGGTAAAACCTTGGAGGATAAAACTAAAGAGCTTATAGATTTTATTTTTGATGTTGCAAATGGTAAAAAGACTAATAACGAAAAGAATGGATTCAGTGAAATTGCAATATTTAAAAATGGAGTAACTTTATAG
- a CDS encoding tagaturonate reductase, with translation MKVNISNIKTKNNNVEKILQFGEGNFLRAFVDWMINRLNETGNFEGSVVVVQPLENGMVEKLNEQNGLYTVILKGIENENEVYNSEVVKSISRGINPYKNFDEYEKLSFSESLKIIISNTTEAGIYFDETEKLEDKPQKSYVGKLTALLYKRFKHFNGDLERGFYIIPCELIEKNGEKLRETILKYAYHWNLGDDFINWLLKANIFYNSLVDRIVPGFPKDNYKEVCEYLGYEDNLIVECEPFHLWVIEGPKKIKEVLPFEKSNLNVLVVDDLTPYRTRKVRILNGAHTLMVPVAMLSKLETVRESVEDELIGRYVKETIFNEIVPVIDLPENELKEFSYAVLERFKNPFIKHYLLSIALNSISKFETRVLPTLIEYRNNKGCLPKNIVFSLASLILFYKGKGLDGSEIKLNDSEFVLDFFNDVWKDYNEDEKSLEDIAKKVLMNKDFWKMDLTKIEGLTKSVAENMKNILKLGIREALSNLR, from the coding sequence ATAAAGGTGAATATAAGCAATATTAAAACCAAAAACAACAACGTTGAAAAAATACTACAATTTGGAGAGGGAAATTTTTTAAGAGCCTTTGTGGATTGGATGATAAACAGGTTAAATGAGACAGGCAACTTTGAAGGTTCTGTTGTTGTAGTCCAGCCCCTTGAAAACGGAATGGTTGAAAAGTTAAATGAGCAAAACGGGCTTTATACAGTTATTTTAAAGGGAATTGAAAATGAGAATGAAGTTTATAACAGCGAGGTTGTTAAAAGCATTTCAAGGGGGATAAATCCATATAAAAACTTTGATGAATATGAAAAATTGAGTTTTAGTGAAAGCTTAAAAATAATCATCTCAAATACTACTGAAGCTGGAATTTATTTTGATGAAACTGAAAAATTAGAGGATAAACCTCAAAAAAGCTATGTTGGAAAATTAACTGCACTTTTATATAAGAGATTTAAGCATTTTAACGGAGATTTAGAAAGAGGATTTTATATTATCCCCTGTGAGCTTATAGAAAAAAATGGAGAAAAATTAAGAGAAACAATTTTAAAATATGCATATCACTGGAATCTTGGAGATGATTTTATTAATTGGCTTTTAAAGGCAAACATATTTTATAACAGCCTTGTTGATAGGATAGTTCCAGGCTTTCCAAAGGATAACTATAAGGAAGTATGCGAGTATTTAGGATACGAGGATAACTTAATAGTTGAATGTGAACCTTTCCATCTTTGGGTTATTGAAGGACCAAAGAAGATTAAGGAAGTTCTTCCATTTGAAAAATCCAATTTAAATGTATTGGTGGTTGATGATTTAACACCATATAGAACAAGAAAAGTAAGAATTTTAAATGGAGCCCATACTTTAATGGTTCCTGTTGCAATGCTTTCGAAGCTTGAGACTGTTAGAGAATCAGTTGAAGATGAGCTTATAGGAAGATATGTAAAGGAAACAATTTTTAATGAGATAGTTCCTGTTATAGACTTGCCGGAAAATGAGCTAAAGGAATTTTCCTATGCGGTTTTAGAAAGATTTAAAAATCCATTTATCAAGCATTATCTATTAAGTATTGCTTTAAACAGTATATCAAAGTTTGAAACAAGAGTTTTACCGACTTTAATAGAATACAGGAATAATAAAGGATGTCTTCCTAAAAATATAGTTTTTTCACTAGCTTCTTTAATTTTATTCTATAAAGGCAAAGGGCTTGATGGAAGTGAAATTAAGCTTAATGATTCTGAGTTTGTTTTGGACTTTTTTAATGATGTATGGAAAGATTACAACGAAGATGAAAAATCTTTAGAAGATATTGCTAAAAAGGTTCTTATGAATAAAGATTTTTGGAAAATGGATTTGACTAAAATAGAAGGATTAACTAAATCCGTTGCTGAAAATATGAAAAACATTTTAAAGCTTGGAATTAGAGAAGCACTTTCAAATTTGAGGTGA
- a CDS encoding TRAP transporter large permease, with product MVNTTAICLLLIVFFGLLIIRVPISFSLAISTFVTAIYLKIPSMVVVQQMVKGINSFSLVAIPFFIVAGEIMGEGGISKRLIDFSNVLVGRMRGGLAMVNVLASMFFGGISGSSVADTSSIGSIMIPMMEKQGYDKDYAVDVTITGSTQGILIPPSHNMIIYSLAAGGISVGNLFLGGVIPGILLGVMLMVLSYIIAVKRNYPRGEKVPFKEAVKIIKDGILGLFTAVIIIVGVSTGVFTATESAAIATVYAFIITFFVYKDIKISRMIPILKNSLRTLSMVLALIATSSAFAWMMAYLKIPFLVTNALISISNNKYVILLIVNIVLLILGMIMDMAPLILICTPILLPVVTKVGMDPIQFGIVLMLNLGIGLLTPPVGSTLFVGCSIAKIPMEKIAKSLMPFYAMMFIVLMILTYVPQVTLFLPRLLGK from the coding sequence ATGGTTAATACAACTGCGATATGTCTTTTACTTATAGTGTTTTTTGGATTATTAATAATTAGAGTTCCAATATCTTTTTCCCTTGCAATATCAACATTTGTTACAGCGATTTACTTAAAAATACCTTCTATGGTAGTTGTGCAGCAGATGGTAAAAGGTATAAATTCCTTCTCTTTAGTTGCTATACCGTTTTTTATTGTTGCAGGAGAAATAATGGGAGAAGGAGGAATATCTAAAAGGCTGATAGATTTTTCCAATGTATTGGTTGGAAGAATGCGTGGAGGCCTTGCAATGGTAAATGTATTGGCGAGCATGTTCTTTGGAGGTATATCAGGTTCTTCAGTTGCTGATACATCTTCAATAGGTTCTATAATGATTCCAATGATGGAAAAGCAGGGTTATGATAAGGATTATGCTGTTGACGTAACAATTACAGGTTCTACGCAAGGGATATTGATTCCTCCAAGCCATAATATGATTATATACTCCCTTGCTGCTGGCGGGATATCAGTTGGAAACCTGTTTTTAGGAGGTGTAATTCCTGGTATTTTACTTGGGGTTATGCTGATGGTTTTAAGCTATATTATTGCAGTTAAAAGAAATTATCCTCGTGGTGAAAAAGTTCCATTTAAGGAAGCAGTAAAAATAATAAAGGATGGTATATTAGGATTATTTACTGCAGTAATTATAATAGTTGGAGTTAGTACAGGAGTCTTTACAGCAACTGAATCAGCAGCAATTGCAACAGTTTATGCCTTCATAATTACATTCTTTGTATATAAAGATATAAAAATTTCAAGAATGATACCTATATTAAAGAATTCATTAAGAACATTGTCAATGGTTCTTGCGCTTATTGCAACTTCGAGTGCTTTTGCATGGATGATGGCTTATTTAAAAATTCCCTTTTTAGTAACAAACGCATTAATTTCAATTTCAAATAACAAATATGTAATTCTGCTAATAGTAAATATTGTACTCCTTATCTTAGGTATGATAATGGATATGGCTCCGTTAATTTTAATATGTACGCCTATTTTACTTCCGGTTGTTACAAAGGTTGGAATGGATCCTATTCAATTTGGAATAGTGCTTATGCTCAACTTAGGAATTGGGCTTTTGACTCCTCCAGTAGGTTCAACACTTTTTGTTGGATGTTCGATAGCTAAAATACCAATGGAGAAGATAGCAAAATCATTGATGCCTTTCTATGCAATGATGTTTATTGTGTTAATGATTCTGACCTATGTACCTCAAGTAACACTATTTTTACCAAGATTGTTAGGGAAATGA
- a CDS encoding TRAP transporter small permease, with translation MKSFSNLLNKISSFFEYLASIFLGLMIMIVSFQVFTRFFFSFTLRWSEEITMLLMVWFGFIGIALGVKKDIHLSIEAIVNLFSNNTKKIIYKVDELITLIFGIFTAFYGYRLVVEAKGSTLPATQWPSSMLYLMVPLSGVLIVLFSINKLAGFRAVNQENQR, from the coding sequence TTGAAGAGTTTTTCAAATTTACTTAATAAAATTAGTTCTTTTTTCGAATACTTAGCATCTATATTTTTAGGATTGATGATTATGATTGTTAGTTTTCAGGTTTTTACCAGATTCTTCTTTAGTTTTACTTTAAGATGGTCTGAAGAAATTACAATGCTCCTTATGGTGTGGTTCGGGTTTATAGGGATCGCCCTCGGAGTTAAAAAGGATATTCATCTTTCAATTGAAGCCATTGTAAATTTATTTTCTAACAACACAAAAAAGATAATTTATAAGGTGGATGAGCTTATCACTTTGATATTTGGAATATTCACAGCGTTTTATGGCTATAGATTGGTTGTAGAGGCAAAGGGGTCAACTTTGCCCGCAACTCAATGGCCTTCATCAATGCTTTATTTAATGGTTCCATTGTCAGGTGTGCTTATAGTACTATTCTCAATTAATAAATTAGCAGGATTTAGGGCAGTTAATCAGGAAAATCAGAGGTGA
- a CDS encoding TRAP transporter substrate-binding protein, translated as MKLKKLLTITMSLALISSFLGCSSKSTNNSTSNSNQEQKQIVLRLSDTHPDGFVTVRADKEFARLVEENSKGRIKVEVYPGGQLGDEKSVIEQVQFGAIDLVRTSISPLAEFDKELSALMLPYLYRDTEHMFKVLDGPVGEKIFKNLENYKFEGLCWFDAGSRNFYNTKKEVKKPDDLKGLKIRVQENKMMMDLVKALGASPTPMAYSEVYSALQTGVIDGAENNWASYLSSNHFEVAKYITTDEHTRVPEVIIMSKITWDKLSADDQKIIKDAAVKAGLYQRQEWQKDEEAAKNQLKDKGVKITTLESNSEFQDKVKVLYDEYGKEYKDLINEIINTK; from the coding sequence ATGAAACTTAAAAAACTACTAACAATTACTATGTCTTTAGCATTAATAAGTTCATTTTTAGGATGCTCAAGCAAATCAACAAACAATTCTACAAGTAACTCAAATCAAGAACAAAAACAAATCGTTTTAAGACTTTCTGATACTCACCCAGATGGGTTTGTAACTGTAAGAGCTGATAAGGAATTCGCAAGACTCGTTGAAGAAAATTCAAAGGGTAGAATAAAAGTTGAAGTTTATCCTGGAGGACAGCTTGGAGACGAAAAGAGCGTAATTGAGCAGGTTCAATTTGGAGCTATCGATTTAGTAAGAACAAGTATTTCACCTTTGGCAGAATTTGATAAAGAATTAAGCGCCTTGATGCTTCCATACCTTTACAGGGACACTGAGCATATGTTTAAAGTACTCGATGGTCCTGTAGGAGAAAAGATATTTAAAAACCTTGAAAATTATAAATTTGAAGGATTATGCTGGTTTGATGCAGGATCAAGAAACTTCTACAACACTAAGAAAGAAGTTAAGAAACCAGATGATTTAAAAGGATTAAAGATTAGGGTTCAAGAGAACAAGATGATGATGGATCTTGTTAAAGCTTTAGGAGCTTCACCAACACCTATGGCATACAGCGAAGTATATAGTGCTCTTCAAACAGGAGTAATAGATGGAGCTGAAAACAACTGGGCAAGTTATCTTTCTTCAAATCACTTTGAAGTTGCAAAATATATAACAACTGATGAACACACAAGAGTTCCAGAAGTAATAATTATGAGTAAGATTACTTGGGACAAGCTTTCTGCAGATGATCAGAAGATAATAAAGGATGCTGCTGTAAAGGCTGGATTATATCAAAGACAGGAATGGCAAAAGGATGAAGAAGCAGCTAAAAATCAATTAAAAGATAAGGGTGTAAAAATTACAACTCTTGAAAGTAATTCTGAATTCCAAGATAAGGTAAAAGTATTATACGATGAATACGGTAAGGAATATAAGGATTTAATTAATGAAATTATTAATACAAAATAA
- a CDS encoding response regulator → MLKIMIAEDESLERKALRYLLEKYYKNNLEIVAEASNGREAVDFAINLKPDIILMDIKMPMLDGLEAGKIIKSELSETEIVILTAFNYFEYAKESIKIGVADYLLKPYSNEEFTDIIDSLLNKFYIKKLLKNKNEQIEKKYAELLSLAEKEIILNLIYSHKPEEVQIEEYKKILNITNNRYCCLICLLKDDLKDESVEIIKDELKCFFNEVIGGVNKNEAVFLIFDDNIDKKLNKEIFKKIFDKKDIFLSFAIGMIEDDLKNFYLSYKKAKRDLCENEALNEEKEDTFQKNNHVYNKLLRSIIDNDINRFNIVFEELILLRFNSNDCYEINQYKIFISEIYEYLITNIPNYFKKNLNKDEILIFNEEINKMNKIEDVTLLLKEKIKNLIILFKRIKESDNFGVIEKAKNYIEENYMKDITLERVANYVSMSSSHFSRIFYEAEGINFKDYLIKIRMEKAINMLLKGNKSIKEIAQEVGYPDQNYFSKAFKKYTNSAPTEYFKKIIN, encoded by the coding sequence TTGCTGAAAATTATGATAGCTGAAGATGAGAGTCTTGAAAGAAAAGCATTAAGATATTTATTAGAAAAATACTATAAAAACAATCTTGAAATTGTGGCAGAAGCTTCAAATGGAAGGGAAGCTGTTGATTTTGCAATTAATTTAAAGCCGGATATAATTTTGATGGACATTAAAATGCCTATGCTTGATGGACTTGAAGCAGGGAAGATAATAAAAAGTGAATTGTCTGAAACAGAGATTGTAATACTTACTGCTTTTAATTATTTTGAATATGCAAAGGAATCTATAAAAATTGGAGTTGCAGATTATCTATTAAAGCCATATTCTAATGAAGAATTTACCGATATCATAGATTCTTTGCTTAACAAATTCTATATTAAAAAACTTCTTAAAAATAAAAATGAGCAGATTGAAAAGAAATACGCTGAATTATTATCCCTTGCGGAAAAGGAAATAATTTTAAATTTAATATATTCTCATAAGCCAGAGGAAGTGCAGATTGAAGAGTATAAAAAAATATTAAATATAACCAATAATAGATATTGCTGTCTTATATGCTTACTAAAGGATGATTTAAAGGATGAAAGCGTTGAAATTATAAAAGATGAATTAAAGTGTTTTTTTAATGAAGTGATTGGTGGAGTAAATAAAAACGAAGCAGTTTTTTTAATATTTGATGATAATATAGATAAAAAGCTTAATAAAGAGATTTTTAAAAAAATATTTGATAAAAAAGATATATTTTTATCCTTTGCAATTGGGATGATTGAAGATGATTTGAAAAATTTTTATTTATCATATAAAAAGGCAAAAAGAGATTTATGTGAAAATGAAGCTTTAAATGAAGAAAAAGAAGATACCTTTCAAAAAAATAATCATGTGTATAATAAGCTATTAAGAAGCATTATTGATAATGATATTAATCGATTTAATATAGTATTTGAGGAATTGATTCTTTTGAGATTTAATTCCAATGATTGCTATGAAATAAATCAATATAAAATTTTTATTTCAGAAATTTATGAATATCTGATAACTAATATACCAAATTATTTTAAAAAGAATCTCAATAAAGACGAAATTTTAATTTTTAATGAAGAAATAAATAAAATGAATAAAATTGAAGATGTTACGCTTTTACTTAAAGAAAAGATAAAAAATCTAATAATTTTATTTAAACGTATTAAAGAAAGTGATAATTTTGGTGTAATTGAAAAAGCTAAAAACTATATTGAGGAAAATTATATGAAAGATATTACCCTTGAGAGAGTAGCAAATTATGTTTCAATGAGCAGCTCCCATTTTAGCAGGATTTTTTATGAAGCTGAAGGAATAAACTTTAAGGATTATTTGATAAAGATTAGAATGGAAAAGGCAATAAATATGCTTTTAAAAGGAAATAAAAGCATAAAAGAAATAGCACAGGAGGTTGGGTATCCAGATCAAAATTATTTTAGCAAGGCATTTAAAAAGTATACAAATTCTGCTCCAACAGAATATTTTAAGAAGATAATAAATTGA
- a CDS encoding sensor histidine kinase, with protein sequence MGKTKVFKRTIVSTIIFTLLLVIIIMSSGYILLGNLKEKAKERYDNLMRINITIGSSSLELNNSFNYFDKYIKTRDKDYLNKYYISIEKVKNNVNSIETNHNINTECGIYIRNIKNMLEWYDEQIKMLTKKDILEQSDYNKIMEVKSMYIHINSHLQKTAVSFLLYSNNTYNEILINNKKVEREIQRIVFIIIIISIMIVIAVSLNIKNTMWQILKNIERLSNADWDIEDMKGQKYEELNILAEAFNKMKHSIKNYINEINEKAELENKYNQEKIKNIEKDKILRETQLRALKTQINPHFLFNALNTVSRSALFEPRENTVKLIEAISKILRYNLNSIDDFVELKEEINILKAYALIQETRFKDRMSFNFEIEKDAENIRIPRMILQPLVENAISHGIDEKEDGGDIFVYAQKDNECIKITISDNGMGMNEDTIQKILKKQFKGISKKSSGLGISNILERLELYYKDRFSFNIESKLNKGTKISIILPIVRGDYFAENYDS encoded by the coding sequence ATGGGAAAAACTAAAGTTTTCAAAAGGACAATCGTTTCAACAATAATATTTACTCTTTTACTTGTAATTATAATAATGAGCAGTGGATATATACTTTTAGGAAATTTAAAAGAAAAGGCAAAAGAACGTTATGATAATCTTATGAGGATAAATATAACCATAGGGAGCTCCTCATTAGAACTTAATAACAGCTTTAACTATTTTGATAAATATATCAAAACAAGGGATAAAGATTATCTTAATAAATACTATATTTCAATTGAAAAGGTTAAGAATAATGTAAATTCAATAGAAACTAATCATAATATAAATACTGAGTGCGGAATTTATATTAGAAACATAAAAAATATGCTTGAATGGTATGATGAGCAAATAAAAATGCTGACTAAAAAAGATATACTTGAACAATCTGACTATAATAAAATAATGGAAGTTAAGAGCATGTACATTCATATTAACAGCCATCTTCAAAAAACAGCAGTTTCATTTTTGCTTTACAGCAACAATACATATAACGAAATACTTATAAATAACAAAAAAGTAGAGCGGGAAATACAAAGGATTGTTTTTATAATTATAATCATTTCTATAATGATAGTTATTGCAGTCAGCTTAAATATTAAGAACACTATGTGGCAAATACTAAAAAACATTGAGAGGCTTTCAAATGCAGATTGGGATATTGAGGACATGAAGGGGCAAAAGTATGAAGAATTAAATATATTAGCAGAGGCCTTTAACAAAATGAAGCATAGCATAAAAAACTATATAAATGAAATAAATGAGAAAGCTGAACTTGAAAACAAGTACAACCAAGAAAAAATTAAAAACATTGAGAAAGATAAAATTTTAAGAGAGACTCAATTAAGAGCATTAAAAACGCAGATTAATCCTCATTTCCTTTTTAATGCATTAAATACAGTATCAAGATCTGCCCTCTTTGAACCAAGAGAAAATACTGTTAAACTAATTGAAGCTATATCAAAGATATTAAGATATAACCTAAACAGTATTGATGATTTTGTTGAATTAAAGGAAGAGATAAATATTTTAAAAGCATATGCACTAATTCAGGAAACGAGATTTAAAGACAGAATGAGTTTTAACTTTGAAATTGAAAAGGATGCTGAAAATATAAGAATACCAAGAATGATTTTACAGCCTTTAGTAGAAAACGCTATTTCCCATGGCATTGATGAAAAAGAAGATGGAGGGGATATTTTTGTATATGCCCAAAAAGATAATGAATGTATAAAAATAACAATATCTGATAATGGAATGGGAATGAATGAAGACACTATACAAAAAATACTAAAAAAACAGTTTAAGGGTATTTCAAAAAAATCTTCAGGATTAGGAATATCCAATATTTTAGAGCGCTTAGAGTTGTATTATAAAGATAGATTTTCTTTTAACATAGAATCTAAGCTAAATAAAGGTACAAAAATATCAATAATCCTACCTATTGTTCGAGGTGATTATTTTGCTGAAAATTATGATAGCTGA
- a CDS encoding MalY/PatB family protein: protein MYNFDIKTDRINERCRKWDKKIIKEHFKYVSDDFIPLWIADMDFKAPDNILNSFKKAIDRGVFGYTYVYDEFYDAVINWKKDMHGVEIYKEWITLSYGTVSTLHYIVQAFCNENDFVIMNTPVYEPFNSAAIKQGVRCIYNKLNIIENRYYIDFEEIESQLREFKPKLYLLCSPHNPSGRIWSIDELRKIAMLCKKYKTILVVDEVHGEQIHFGRFYSILSLEEELMDNIILLSSPNKAFNLGGLKTSYSIIPNKNIRERFRERLFKNSITSPNVFGIIGIISAYNDCKDYLKEVTKYIYDNYLYTVDFIDNKIPKLSYMKMESSYLLWINISKTGITSTEFTKLLSSEYGVLVEDGNNFVCDGEGWIRINLGTQRENIKKAMERIEKCVQNLDKIFS, encoded by the coding sequence ATGTACAATTTTGATATAAAAACAGATAGAATAAATGAAAGATGTAGAAAATGGGACAAAAAAATAATCAAGGAACATTTTAAATATGTATCAGATGACTTTATTCCATTATGGATTGCGGATATGGATTTTAAAGCCCCTGATAATATACTGAATTCTTTTAAAAAAGCAATCGACAGAGGAGTATTTGGATATACTTATGTTTATGATGAATTTTATGATGCAGTAATAAACTGGAAGAAGGATATGCATGGAGTTGAGATTTATAAAGAATGGATAACTTTAAGTTATGGAACGGTATCTACTCTGCATTATATTGTTCAGGCATTTTGCAATGAAAATGACTTTGTAATAATGAATACTCCAGTATATGAACCCTTTAATAGTGCAGCAATAAAACAGGGAGTAAGGTGTATTTATAATAAATTAAATATTATCGAAAACAGATATTACATAGATTTTGAAGAAATAGAATCTCAGCTTAGAGAATTTAAACCAAAGCTATATTTGCTTTGCTCACCTCACAATCCTTCAGGGAGGATATGGAGCATCGATGAATTAAGAAAAATTGCAATGCTTTGCAAAAAATATAAAACTATTCTTGTTGTTGATGAAGTACATGGAGAGCAGATACATTTTGGAAGATTTTATTCTATTCTTTCCTTGGAGGAGGAATTAATGGATAATATAATATTGCTTTCTTCCCCAAATAAGGCTTTTAATTTGGGAGGGCTTAAAACTTCATATTCTATTATTCCAAATAAAAATATAAGAGAAAGGTTCAGAGAAAGACTTTTTAAAAATTCGATAACTTCACCAAACGTATTTGGAATAATAGGAATAATATCAGCCTATAATGATTGCAAAGACTATCTTAAGGAAGTTACAAAATATATTTATGATAATTATTTATATACTGTAGATTTTATAGATAATAAAATTCCTAAACTCTCCTATATGAAAATGGAGTCTTCATATCTTTTATGGATAAATATTAGTAAAACTGGAATTACATCCACTGAATTTACTAAACTATTATCATCAGAATATGGTGTTTTAGTTGAGGATGGAAATAATTTTGTTTGTGATGGTGAAGGATGGATAAGAATAAACCTTGGGACCCAAAGAGAAAATATTAAAAAGGCTATGGAAAGGATAGAAAAATGTGTTCAAAATTTAGATAAGATTTTTTCATAA